The following proteins come from a genomic window of Diorhabda carinulata isolate Delta chromosome X, icDioCari1.1, whole genome shotgun sequence:
- the LOC130901153 gene encoding protein ELYS isoform X2: MSFCVKKVINFPQGGLESITHGDTVSFDCKDSQLLGGIFQDNRYVWQSKGPVLEVRNTKTGSKVSAWIFGGVLKDSSTNIICVEEIRRPNGRISLLAVGIDCTISGGIICIFDIFSSKVLRAIQIKEKISSLHIIDPGIEDLNLPGPLRNFDGILAAGTEGGDVLLIDICRQICEESLHSLSKRDELNPSQLFLLTSKHIPKIEHYKERSVRDGVHLAIHLNAVFNSATEHFVLKGPKGDDRIHVNREEVATSALYYCSQLTSLLVGYNFGAFQLWNLTTLELVYTSPVCDEHLPITHFALQEPTDDPRAFCYIWVAYSNTVSHQAGLPFAVMYSLCYESKEYQEGYGYLYQDFHYCSIRFQVELGQLEAHRNGLLPKGGHCLGFQPITKLSTNKESFNHSSVGDTLALCLVSWVVWYSKSDTQTCCILFDLNQWYKAQMPNFTNWKDCTNYLLTVGISDSIYLNGHKTATISSILLENKSLSQFIGVQRLEEHFYPTSLNFNLWILRESDIIFMVNQGIQKSLLTQLESVGPLCLVRPSDACKQALNVGLIPLFIDIHSSGNLSTEMQREIILNVALEHQLIGWLCKCASEWANGSFSSAGCSLDFILTWAFQRAIVLRTNCDKYCTSLFDYSQLRLDTNTSILLNNCTRQISGLCVLYKHIVNKLCSFVGCLDVVKEQWTALEMVSTYFEVLQWLVNVGLLPECHPSTYPRPDNSERISAPYPVQELKEFYNEKRAEMRLLCKESFENDDTLLFIDNLIERKCGGSRLQKLWQEDDGDGLYPPPSLQSLIRTYLVDGAGICHRHSLVIYLFLDLAMALDQSRYSSVVTHLIKFPAVFKVSPSIIKITQAFWQLDHGDFTTAMEQLLDPFVLGEDLQSWHHTLVMRSLLIHKHPNFALLYMKIRKPPITDEKDVLTAISLFIANNMIDEAFYFKKQYQNNDEKKLLSHLFHECSKSDSLHLVLYKCLNTDEEKAFFKYLRSVENPTCDDLQIFYYLLRSRFIEAFDTHSNIRRKFPERQGLIGQSMATKTDQIVKIFQSLLPDVNRKLVDYIRKERTNIWKEVERPTPMSVFVHDTTEQVKYKSTLIHAALTKAKRTFNESINQSQYTDLVTEETPFLRTPTIYKNGKRIFTPVITPKIIDSKDKEDVYTPPSKRMRLSPRTSTTSPPSKSKKSGHALTLTPIVKRKISFLHDQSITGTNVCTPQSILKVRHLVQQRDSITDETFPGEEAENQYRNISLQRTSLGLQPRSSLSRTSKRQHVQFDAATRFSTSVSDQSSRLLDNTPLEDIILRKSSISSKDVSSTLSTSANEEPSDEVFYSPENSANLTDENIEEKKSEDKVNEILNDQHIEEKNNIEKKSEVVIDECTEVKEKEIPAEENKVSKVAVGSPRARKSYKRSLGEMSPTRSSPRLSKLSSQNQSVLSDISEKPSTTSSSMSTDSLSPKPTRIVSKVKGRKSLSRQVLENNAFSQIRGQTPKESVISKEVSISQSEKIVVTEKSSEESRVTTVESNLNIVDTLENSEKTPDIKKSHTSSSFVSKTQCLEKTFDTDTSIDVSYKYDEQESSSMKLSDSLQEYIDFLMASGKKNREKEQNNELSKVQLDFAREEEKDKEEAVDYEEVLSDAESEDDKAVEVHELSSEIEELAGDKEEIVDVDVNEHIDTNEKYVKGSPNEIIIKDQFLTELTPVPIQEPPPNLEGGDTSSKHFSLVIEDSSSNDGENYINEFDKWENNIFGVTDDETTFQKSKRSSTLSGTPNESYCLPDAEMAFLEDPLEPIVTKSDSVILISSSDDEGSSKHSITSNHSAYSKTTEEYIERREFLSDNSRSTDSTDASNSTKEFEEENAEVQFQYEEQSERDNRCIGEEDKRTENELIQDKIVLELKEEDRHHEIHMKKALEERFIANQYLEDNSAPDKKNENNTTKSDSITLSDNNISNKKESPKAKEFEDENKEAEEVNPLEFIAKIDDELLEKMEVRNFLTTNKQENSIQQTNKVDQSTNTTIKIKEKRTKHLKQQEKIDSSTNTTVVKKSKNHDIIKDKCNEINATMKDNSTESQKEQDTEKEVEHVENVGRPLTRRYSLSRKEKGEQTTSSSDTTEGETYKNETVVVQVHTSNTKSEKIAAKRTRRKSSTPVSVYSGLDTQNVVSKAETNKKSVVTVEGDDDLFSNDIKTDSNLEQKSPVLARRTRRALSTSDVPRTTNLDNVSIDCDFTSSPKIIDDAAMVKLTLRKKRSASTDTVKTFSRLRTMKRNKSTDEVEDNVDERKAKSEIQMPIIPEETTEKAKAGNKAASVIDNYATARRLTRRQANLIKDVTISADTESLDEISKKRIDLEPIDPINLLDKEIFEGKSDPDENRVYEPSSPSASTATSVQKTRRSRSNSVISDVSVSPSTPKRSGRGTRSQTKSPAASGVSTRSRKHSESGSIASENSESSPSKKTRKGKMDADNDSVAKSTRSRTASVSSLKSEGSTSRKIARPRRLVSTKSDLPEIIEEKVAESVDSALTPRKKNKPDEKRRVKSKT, translated from the exons GTGACGACAGAATTCATGTGAATAGAGAGGAAGTTGCAACAAGTGCATTGTACTACTGCTCCCAGTTAACATCCCTACTAGTTGGCTATAATTTTGGAGCTTTCCAACTTTGGAATTTAACAACACTTGAACTAGTCTATACATCTCCAGTCTGTGATGAACATCTTCCTATTACTCATTTTGCTCTACAAGAACCGACAGATGATCCCCGAGCTTTTTGTTATATTTGGGTTGCATATAGTAATACTGTTTCACACCAGGCTGGGTTACCTTTTGCGGTAATGTATTCTTTATGCTATGAATCGAAAGAATATCAAGAAGGTTATGGATATTTATATCAAGATTTCCATTATTGTTCCATTCGATTTCAAGTCGAACTAGGACAACTTGAAGCACACAG AAATGGACTTCTACCTAAGGGAGGTCATTGTCTAGGATTTCAACCAATTACGAAACTATCTACAAATAAAGAATCGTTTAACCATTCTTCAGTGGGAGACACTTTAGCACTATGTTTGGTTTCTTGGGTTGTTTGGTATTCGAAATCTGATACACAAACTTGCTGCATATTATTTGATCTCAATCAATGGTATAAAGCTCAAATGCCCAATTTCACAAACTGGAAAGACTGTACAAACTATTTACTAACTGTTGGTATAAGTGATTCGATCTATTTAAATGGACATAAAACTGCTACAATTTCCAGCAtcttattagaaaataaatcctTATCTCAGTTTATAGGAGTACAAAGATTGGAAGAACATTTCTATCCGACATCTCTAAATTTCAATCTATGGATATTAAGAGAGTCTGATATTATATTTATGGTGAATCAAGGTATACAGAAATCTTTACTTACTCAGTTGGAATCAGTAGGACCTTTATGCCTTGTAAGACCAAGTGATGCTTGTAAACAGGCCCTTAATGTTGGTTTAATACCCCTATTCATTGATATACATTCAAGTGGGAACTTATCAACTGAAATGCAAAGAGAAATAATCTTGAATGTAGCACTAGAGCATCAGCTTATAGGATGGTTATGCAAATGCGCTTCTGAATGGGCAAATGGCAGTTTCTCATCAGCTGGGTGCTCTCTGGATTTTATTCTAACTTGGGCTTTTCAAAGAGCCATCGTTTTGAGAACGAACTGTGATAAATACTGCACTTCCTTATTTGACTATTCTCAATTGAGATTGGATACTAATACCAgtattttgttgaataattgtACTAGGCAGATCAGTGGTCTGTGTGTATTATATAAacatattgttaataaattatgcAGTTTTGTGGGATGTTTGGATGTTGTCAAAGAACAATGGACAGCTTTGGAGATGGTTTCAACTTATTTCGAG GTTTTACAATGGCTTGTAAATGTTGGTCTACTACCAGAATGTCATCCTTCAACTTATCCTCGTCCTGATAACTCGGAACGCATCAGCGCCCCATATCCAGTACAGGaattaaaagaattttacaatgaaaagcGCGCTGAAATGCGATTGTTGTGTAAAGAAtcgtttgaaaatgatgatactttattattcattgataatttaattgaaagaaAGTGCGGAGGAAGTAGATTACAGAAATTGTGGCAGGAAGATGATGGCGACGGATTATATCCCCCTCCTTCCTTGCAGAGTTTGATTAGAACATATCTGGTGGATGGAGCTGGTATCTGCCATAGGCATTCAttggtaatttatttatttttggatttgGCTATGGCTCTAGATCAAAGCAG ATACTCTTCTGTTGTCACCCATCTAATAAAGTTCCCTGCAGTTTTCAAAGTATCTCCAAGTATAATAAAGATCACTCAAGCTTTTTGGCAACTAGATCATGGAGATTTTACAACAGCAATGGAACAACTCCTAGACCCATTCGTATTGGGTGAAGATCTTCAGTCGTGGCACCATACCTTAGTAATGAGATCACTGTTGATTCATAAGCATCCAAATTTTGcattattatatatgaaaatcagGAAACCTCCAATCACAGATGAAAAAGATGTATTAACAGCCATAAGTTTGTTCATTGCTAACAATATGATCGATGAAGCTTTCtactttaaaaaacaatatcagAATAATGACGAAAAGAAGTTGTTGTCACATTTATTCCATGAATGTAGCAAAAGTGATTCTCTGCATTTAGTGCTTTATAAATGCTTGAATACAGATGAAgaaaaagcatttttcaaatatttaagaagTGTCGAAAATCCTACGTGTGATGATTTGcaaattttctattatcttTTGCGGTCAAGGTTCATAGAAGCTTTTGATACTCACTCTAATATTAGGAGAAAGTTTCCAGAAAGGCAAGGATTAATTGGACAAAGCATGGCAACTAAAACAGATcagattgtcaaaatatttcaatcgcTTTTACCAGATGTTAATAGAAAGTTAGTTGATTATATTAGAAAGGAAAGAACCAACATATGGAAAGAAG tggAACGACCAACTCCAATGTCCGTTTTTGTCCATGACACAACTGAACAAGTAAAGTATAAATCAACATTGATTCACGCTGCTTTAACTAAAGCTAAACGAACTTTCAATGAGTCTATTAACCAAAGTCAGTATACAGATTTGGTTACGGAGGAAACGCCATTTTTAAGAACCCCAACAATCTATAAAAATGGAAAGAG GATTTTCACTCCAGTTATAACtccaaaaataatcgattctaAAGATAAAGAAGACGTCTATACACCTCCGAGTAAACGAATGAGGTTAAGTCCAAGGACAAGTACCACCAGTCCACCTTCTAAATCGAAAAAATCGGGTCATGCACTCACCCTTACACCAATTGTAAAAAGGAAGATTTCCTTTCTTCATGATCAATCAATAACCGGAACCAATGTATGCACTCCGCAAAGTATTCTAAag gtCAGACATCTAGTTCAACAAAGAGATAGTATCACAGATGAAACATTCCCAGGAGAAGAGGCTGAAAATCAATATCGTAATATCTCTTTACAG cGTACTAGTTTGGGTTTACAACCAAGAAGTTCTTTATCTCGAACTTCTAAAAGACAGCATGTCCAATTCGATGCAGCAACGAGATTTTCGACATCTGTTAGTGATCAAAGCTCTAGGTTATTAGACAATACTCCTTTGGAAGATATTATACTACGTAAATCTTCTATATCATCTAAAGATGTTAGCTCGACATTATCCACAAGTGCTAATGAAGAACCCAGTGATGAAGTTTTTTATTCTCCCGAAAACTCTGCTAATTTAACGgatgaaaatatagaagaaaaaaaatcagaagATAAAGTGAATGAAATACTTAATGATCAGCATATTGAGGAAAagaacaatattgaaaaaaagagTGAGGTAGTAATAGATGAATGTACTGAAGTTAAAGAAAAGGAGATTCCAGCTGAAGAAAATAAAGTCAGTAAAGTAGCAGTTGGTTCTCCTAGAGCGAGAAAAAGTTACAAAA GATCACTTGGTGAAATGTCACCTACGCGCTCTAGTCCAAGactatcaaaattatcaagTCAGAATCAATCAGTGTTATCTGATATTTCCGAAAAACCATCAACAACTAGTAGTTCAATGTCGACTGATTCTCTGTCTCCCAAACCAACAAGAATAGTATCAAAAGTGAAAGGAAGGAAATCTTTGAGTCGACAAGTTTTAGAGAACAATGCGTTTTCTCAGATACGAGGCCAAACACCTAAGGAATCTGTCATTTCAAAAGAAGTTTCTATTTCTCaatctgaaaaaattgttgttactGAAAAGTCTTCTGAAGAATCAAGAGTAACTACAGTAGAATCAAATCTTAATATTGTTGATACATTGGAAAATTCTGAGAAAACGCCTGATATTAAAAAATCTCATACTTCTAGcagttttgtttcaaaaacaCAATGTTTAGAAAAAACCTTTGATACCGATACCTCCATAGATGTGAGCTACAAATATGATGAACAAGAAAGCTCTAGTATGAAATTATCAGATTCTTTACAAGAATATATAGATTTTCTCATGGCTAGTggtaaaaaaaatcgagaaaaagaACAGAATAATGAACTATCCAAGGTTCAACTAGATTTTGCCAGAGAGGAAGAAAAGGACAAAGAAGAAGCGGTAGATTACGAGGAAGTACTTTCAGATGCTGAATCAGAAGATGATAAAGCTGTAGAAGTCCATGAGTTGTCATCAGAAATTGAAGAACTTGCAGGGGATAAAGAAGAAATAGTAGATGTTGACGTAAATGAACATATtgatacaaatgaaaaatatgttaaag GAAGCCCCAAcgaaataataatcaaagatCAATTTTTAACTGAGCTCACTCCCGTCCCAATTCAAGAACCGCCGCCAAATTTGGAAGGTGGTGATACCTCATCTAAGCATTTTTCTCTTGTCATCGAGgacagtagttcaaatgatggagaaaattatattaatgaattcGATAAAtgggaaaataatatttttggagtAACAGACGATGAAACTACTTTCCAAAAATCCAAGAGAAGTTCGACGCTCTCAG GTACTCCGAACGAAAGTTATTGTTTACCAGATGCGGAAATGGCCTTTTTAGAAGATCCTTTAGAACCGATTGTAACTAAATCAGACAGcgttattttaatttcaagtagCGATGACGAAGGTAGTTCTAAACATTCTATTACATCCAATCATTCGGCCTACAGCAAAACAACCGAAGAATACATTGAGCGTAGAGAATTTCTCTCTGACAATTCTAGAAGTACAGACAGCACTGACGCTTCTAACAGTACAAaagaatttgaagaagaaaatgcGGAGGTACAATTCCAATACGAAGAACAAAGTGAAAGAG ATAATAGATGTATTGGAGAAGAAGACAAGCGGACGGAAAATGAGTTGATTCAAGATAAGATTGTTCTAGAACTAAAAGAAGAAGACAGGCACCATGAAATACACATGAAAAAAGCTCTGGAAGAAAGATTTATAGCCAATCAATATCTTGAAGATAATAGTGCacctgataaaaaaaatgaaaataatactaCAAAATCAGATTCGATAACGTTAtctgataataatatttctaataaaaaagagTCGCCTAAAGCAAAAGAATTTGAAGATGAAAATAAAGAGGCTGAAGAAGTGAATCCTTTAGAATTCATTGCGAAGATAGATGACGaactacttgaaaaaatggaagTTCGAAATTTTCTAACAACAAACAAACAAGAAAATAGTATCCAACAGACGAATAAAGTAGATCAATCAACTAATAcaactattaaaattaaagaaaagcGTACTAAACACTTGAAACAACAGGAAAAAATTGATAGCTCAACTAATACTACTGTTGTGAAGAAATCCAAAAATCATGATATAATAAAAGATAAATGCAATGAAATAAATGCTACAATGAAAGATAACAGTACAGAATCCCAGAAGGAACAAGACACTGAAAAGGAAGTTGAACATGTAGAAAATGTAGGGAGACCGTTGACTAGAAGATATTCTCTAAGCAGAAAAGAGAAAGGAGAGCAAACGACATCTTCATCAGATACTACTGAAG GCGAGACTTACAAAAATGAAACAGTGGTAGTTCAAGTACATACATCAAACACCAAATCAGAAAAAATAGCCGCTAAACGGACGAGAAGGAAAAGCAGTACTCCTGTTTCTGTATATTCAGGTCTTGATACTCAAAATGTAGTGTCCAAGGCAGAGACCAATAAAAAATCTGTTGTTACTGTTGAAGGAGATGATGACCTCTTTTCGAATGATATTAAAACTGATAGTAATTTAGAACAAAAGTCTCCAGTGTTAG ctAGGAGGACTCGTAGAGCACTTTCCACATCAGATGTCCCCAGAACAACTAATCTCGACAACGTCAGTATAGATTGCGATTTTACTAGCTCACCGAAAATAATAGACGATGCCGCTATGGTCAAGCTCACTTTAaggaaaaaaagaagtgcaagcACGGACACTGTTAAAACGTTCTCGAGGTTGAGGACTATGAAGAGAAATAAATCAACCGACGAAGTTGAAGATAACGTAGACGAAAGAAAAGCAAAATCAGAAATCCAAATGCCTATAATTCCGGAGGAAACAACAGAGAAGGCAAAAGCAGGGAACAAAGCTGCAAGTGTTATTGATAATTATGCTACAGCAAGGAGATTAACCAGGCGACAA gcaaatttaataaaagatgtGACAATTTCCGCAGACACAGAGAGTTTAgacgaaatatcgaaaaaacgaATTGATCTGGAACCTATTGATCCTATCAATTTATTagataaagaaatttttgaag GAAAATCTGATCCCGACGAAAATCGTGTGTACGAACCCTCCTCTCCTTCCGCTAGTACAGCCACTTCAGTCCAAAAAACTAGAAGAAGTAGATCAAATTCCGTTATATCTGATGTTTCTGTATCTCCTTCAACGCCTAAGAGGAGTGGAAGGGGTACTAGAAGTCAAACGAAAAGTCCTGCTGCCTCAG gtGTTTCAACAAGGTCTAGAAAGCATTCCGAATCTGGATCGATAGCATcggaaaattctgaatcaagTCCGTCAAAAAAAACTAGGAAAGGAAAGATGGATGCAGACAATGATAGTGTGGCTAAAAGTACGCGTAGTAGAACTGCATCGGTTTCATCTTTGAAATCTG agGGATCAACTTCTAGAAAAATTGCCAGACCAAGGAGATTAGTATCCACTAAATCCGATTTACCTGAAATTATAGAAGAGAAAGTTGCAGAAAGC gtTGACAGCGCACTAActccaaggaaaaaaaataaacccgATGAAAAACGTCGCGTTAAAAGTAAGACTTAG